The nucleotide sequence CCGCTTCAGGGAGCTGGGCAAGCGGCTCGGCTTCTATCTCATCGCGGCCTGGTCGGCGATCACGCTCAACTTCCTGCTGCCACGCCTGATGACGGGCGACGCGACCGGCGCCATCGTCCAGCAGATGCAGCAGAAGAACGGCGGAACCGTTCCGCCGGAGACCGTCGCCGCCATCAGCGAACTGTTCGGCGAGAAGGACTCCAGCCTGCCGGTCCAGTACGGCCACTACCTCTCCGAACTCGCCCACGGCAACCTCGGCCTCTCGCTCACCAACTTCCCGACACCCGTCTCCCAGCTCATCGGCTCGGCACTGCCCTGGACCCTCCTCCTGGTCGGCGCCTCCACCGTGCTGGCGTTCCTCCTCGGCACCCTGCTCGGCGCCCTGTGCGGCTGGCGCTCGGGAAGCAGGATGGACAGCATCCTGAGCCCGCTGAGCACCTTCTTCAGCTCCGTCCCGTACTTCTGGGTGGCGCTCTTCGCACTCTGGTACTTCGCCTTCCAGCTGCGCTGGTTCCCGCTGTCGGGCGGCGCCGATCCGAACACCGCGCACGGCTCGCCGGCCTACTGGCTTTCGACGCTGCACTACGGGCTGCTTCCTGCCCTGACCATGGTCTTCTCGGGCTTCGGCGGCTGGCTGCTGGGGATGCGGAACATGACGCTCACCACCACCAGCGAGGACTACGTGCTCCTGGGGCGCGCCAAGGGCCTGTCCAGGTCCCGGGTGTTGTTCCGGTACTCGGCCCGCAACGCCCTGCTGCCGACCTTCACCAGCTTCGCCCTCGCCATCGGCTCGGTGATCGGTGGTGCGGTGGTCACCGAGACGGTCTTCGGCTACCCCGGCATGGGCAGCCTGCTGGCCGGCGCGGTCAGCAACCGCGACCTGCCACTGATGCAGGGAATCCTGCTGTTCACCACGCTCGCCGTGCTCATCGCGAACTTCGTCGCCGACAGCGTGTACGTCCTGCTCGACCCGCGCACCCGCGGCCAAGGCTGACCGCGGCCGAGGAGAAGAAAGACAGCCATGCGCTCCCGTACGAGAATGCTCCGCAACCGCAAGGTCCAGGTCGGCCTGGTCATCTTCGCCCTCTGTGTGCTCGCGGCACTGTTCGGCCCGTGGATCAACGACGCGGTGCTCGGGCGCAGCCCCACCGCCCTCAACTACCTGGCCGTCAGCAAACCGCCGAGCGGCGCCCATCCGCTGGGCACCACCGCGTCCGGCCAGGACGTGCTCGCCGAGGTCATCGCGGGCGCCCGGGGCTCCCTGCTGGTGGGGCTCGTCTCCGCGGTCATCGGCACCGCGCTGGCGATCGTCTTCGGCGTCACCGCCGGGTTCTTCGGCGGCTGGACCGACACCGTGCTCAACTTCGTCACCAATCTCTTCATCGTCATGCCCGTCTTCGCGCTCACCCTGGTGGTGGCCGGCTACGTCGAGAACATCAGTGCCCTCAGCATCGCCGTGATCATCGGTGTCTTCGGCTGGGCCGGCGGTGCGCGGACCCTGCGGGCCCAGACGATGAGCCTGCGCAACCGCGACTTCACCCAGGCGGCCCGAATGCTGGGCGAGAGCAGACTGCGCCTGGTCTTCGTCGAAGTCTTCCCGCTGCTCTCCGGCTGGGTCTTCGCCATGTTCCTGCACGCGATCATCGGTGGTGTCCTGGCCGAAGCCGGTCTCGCCTTCCTCGGCGTCTCGGACCCGGGCAATCCCTCCTGGGGCACGATGATCCAGAGCGCGCAGGAGCAGAACGCGATCCTCAACGGGCAGTGGTGGTGGTTCCTGCCGCCCGGTTTCTGCATCGCGGCCCTGGGGACCTCGACCGGGCTCATCAACTTCGGCATCGACGAGATCGCCAACCCACGGCTCGCCGCCGGCAGGCACACCTCCCGCCGTGCCGCCTCCCGGGTCCCCGCCCCGACCGCGGTGAGCTCGTGAAACCGACCGCCGCGGGTGCGAAGGAGTTCCACTCATGACCGCGACCACCGATCACCCGCCGTCTCCGGCGCCCGGCCCCTCGGCCGCCGAGCCCCTCCTCGACGTCCGTGGGCTGTGCGTCGACTACCTGGGACCGGGCGGCCCCGAGACGGACGTCCGCGCCTGCACCGACATCGACTTCACGCTGGGCAGGGGCGAGATCTTCGGGATCGCCGGTGAGTCCGGGTCCGGCAAGTCCACCCTGATCACCGCCCTCGCCAGACTGCAGCGCCCACCCGCAACGACCACGGCGGGCCGGATGCTGCTGCACGGCGCCGACGGCGCCGCCGTCGACCTGCTGTCGCTCTCGGAACGCGAGCTGCGGCGGCTGCGCTGGGACGACATCGCCGTCGTCCTTCAGTCCGCGATGGACGCGCTCAACCCCGTGATGCGCCTCCACGCGCAGTTCGCGGACGTCCTGCGCGAGCATCGAAAGGGCATAAAGCGCGATGAACTGGACGCGCGGATCACCGAACTGCTCAGCATGGTCGGCATCACCCCCGACCGGGCCCGCGCCTATCCGCACGAGCTGTCCGGCGGGATGCGCCAGCGCGCCTCCATCGCTCTGGCTCTCGCCTGCGAGCCGTCCCTCGTCATCATGGACGAACCGACCACCGCCGTGGACGTCGTGATGCAGCGTCAGATCATGGGCCAGATACTGCGCCTGCGGGACCGGATCGGGTTCGCCGTGGTCCTCGTGACCCACGACCTGTCGCTGCTGCTCGAGGTCGCCGACCGTATCGCCATCATGTACGCCGGGCGCATCGTCGAGACGGGAGCGGCCACGAGCCTCTACCTCAGCCCCGAACACCCCTACACCCAGGGCCTGCGCGACTCCTTCCCTCCCCTGCACGCCCCTCTTCAGGTGCTGCACGGGATTCCCGGTACACCACCGGACCTCAAGCAGCTCCCGGACGGCTGCGCGTTCGCGCCACGCTGCGCCCACACCTTCGACCGATGCCGCACGGAGCGCCCGCTGCCCGTCCTGCGCGGCAGCCGCGTCACGGCCTGCCACCTCCCCGAGGCCGAGGGCACAACGCAGCCGGGGCACGAGCCGCCCTCCCCCGACCAGGCAGCCGAGGAGACCACCCGATGAGCACGGAACGGACAGCGACCGAGGAGGCCCCGGTCCTGCGGGCCATCGACGTCACGAAGCATTTCGAAATGCCGGGCGGCGCGCGCGTGCACGCCGTCGAGCACGTGGACGTCACGCTGCGCCCCGGCCGCATCGTCGCTCTGGTCGGAGAGTCGGGCTCGGGAAAGACGACCGTGGCCCGGCTGCTGGCGAGGATGTACGCGACCACGTCCGGCACGATCGAGCTGAACGGCGAGCCGGTCGCCACCCGGCGCGCGCCGGGCCGCGACTACCACCGACAGGTCCAGCTCATCTTCCAGGACCCCTTCGGCTCCCTGCACCCGGGCCACACGATCGGCTACACGCTCCAGCGCCCGCTGCTCATCCACCGGCACGCCAGAACCAAGGCGCAGGCCCGCTCGCTCGCGGCGGAGCTGTTGGAACAGGTGGGTCTCACGCCGGCCCAGGATTACCTGTCCAAGCTCCCGCACTCCCTGTCGGGCGGTCAGCGCCAGCGCGTGGTCATCGCCCGCGCGCTCGCGGTGCGGCCCTCGGTGCTGCTGGGCGACGAGCCGATCTCCATGCTCGACGTATCGATCCGCCTGGACATGCTCAACCTCCTCGGCAAGCTCCGTGACGAACGGGGCCTCGCCCTGCTGTACATCACGCACGACATCGCCTCCGCCCGTTACCTGTGCGACGACGTGCAGGTCATGTACGCGGGGCAGATGGTCGAGGGCGGCCCCAAGGACGCGGTGATCAACACACCGCGCCACCCCTACACCCGGATGCTGGTCGAGGCATCCCCCGATCCGGCCCGGCGCATCACCGTGAACCGGGCCACCGCGTTCGACGAGGGCGAGACGGCGGGCGAGCCTCCGAACCTGACGGACCCGCCCGCCGGTTGCCGATTCCATCCACGCTGCCCCTTCGCGATGGACGAGTGCCGCACCTCGTTCCCGCCGCGCACCGACCTGGGCGGCGGCCACTGGGCGCACTGCTGGCTGCACGACAAGGGCCGCGGCGCGGAACTGGCCGCGCCGCTCAAGGGCTTGGAAACGGGCCGGCCGCAGGTCGCGGCCGGCTGACGAACGGCCGGCCGCGGCCGGGCACCACGGGGTCCGTGGTACCCGGCCGCGGCCGGCCGTCGAGGATCGGTGGACCGGAGGCTCAGGCGCCCGGCAGGTCGTAGGTGTCCAGTCGGCCACACATGCCGTACTTGCCGCGTACGGCGGGGGTCCGCGCGTGCACGGCGGCCTCGGCGAGATGGCTCACATCACCTGCGGCCAAGTGGTCGAGCTGTGCGCCCGTCGCCCTGACGGCCCGCAGCGCGCCGCGTTCCCAACGCTCGCGCCAGTCCGCGAGCCGCGGCAGGACCAAGGCGGCCGCGGCCTTGTGGAAGGCGCGCAACGGTCCAGGCTCCCCCGCCTCGGCGGCGGCGCGCAGAACGGCGAAACCCTCGACAGCCAAGTCACGGCGGCGCCGCGCGGCCGCCTCCGTCTCCTCGGCGGGCAGGGCGACGGCCGCGGCGTACGTGCGCGGATCGAGGTGGGCGGGCGGCAAGGTGAGAACCGCGTCGCCCGCCTCCGGAAGACCGTTGTTCTGCATCAGGACCGTGATGCGTAGCTCGTCCTCGTCGACGAGTCGGTGGATCGTGCCCGGCGTGAACCAGACCACGGACCCGGCCGCCAGTGGCGTCGAGGTGAAACCGCGGCTCGTGATCGTCTGCACGGCGCCCCGACCCGACTCCACCACGTACCCCTCGGTGCAGACCAGATGCAGATGAGGGCTGCCGCCGCAGTGGCCGTCCGCCGCCTCCCAGTCGTAGACGGAGAGATGGGAGACGCCGACGGCGCCCGGCAGGCCGTCGAAGCTCACCATGTCTGCTTCGCGAGATAGGAGGCGATGTCTCCGCGTTCCCACTGGCCGTCCGCGACGACGACGCGGTAGCGCCGGACGAGCGTGTCGCCGGGCACCAGGACCAGTTCTTCGTAGAAGGCCCAGGAGGGGGCGACGGCCGCGAAGGGGTCGTTGCGGACGAACCAGTGCGCGGGATGCGCGCCGTGCTCACCGGTGTGATCGTTCTCGGGGGCGTGGGCGAAGACTACGGTCGCGTGCCCGTCGACACCGTCGAACTCACCCCTGAACGCGAGCCACGGCGACTGCGTGCCCATGACCTCAGCGCCTTCGGCGTCGGCGGTCAGCACCCGGCCGTCGCGGAAAGCGCGCGGCCCGCGCCAGAACAGGCCTGTGTACCCGGCCAGTTCGCGGCCTTCGGTGGTCGGGCTGCCGAAGCGCAACGGCTCGTCGCGGAGATTGGTGACGGCGGTGGAGATGGTGAGGTGCCAGGCGCCCGAGCCCGGCCGCGGGACGGCTGCTTCGACGCGGCGCCGCTCGTCGGCCCACGCGGAGCCGTCGTGCGCACGCCAGGTCAGGCGCTCGGCGATGACCGCGAGGCCGTCCTGCGCACGCACGTCGTCGAAGCCCTCGTGGGTCATCGAGCCCACCCGGTCGGGCAGTTCGAGGTAGCCCTCGCCGTGCACGTAGGAGTTGCCGCCCCACAGGTTCTGTCCCGAGAGGTGGGAGGCCGTCACCTGGATGCCCTTGTGCCACCGGTGATCGTTGGGCCGGTAGTCGGTGACGACGCCGCCGGAGAGCGTGGCGAGGGGATGCAGGTACGGCTTGGGCGCCTCGAAGGCGGCTTCCGGCGCGTAGACGTAGGAGAGCAGGCGGGTGCCGTCGTGCGCCACGTCGATGCGTTCGCCGTGGAGATGAGTCAGTTTCACGCGGTGCCCTCCAGATCATTCATGGGTGCCCAGCCGGGGGTGCCTCCGTGCAGGACCGGGTAGAAGTCGTCGCCCGGCCCGATCTCGCCCGCGTGGACCGTGGCGTCGGTGAACGCCGACTTGTAGAGGGCCGAGACAAGTTCGAGCGTGGTCCTGCCGCCCGCCCCGCTCGTGCCGGGACGCCTGCCCGCGCGCAGGTCGTCGACGAAGGAACGTACCTGGGCCAGGTGCGAGCTGGGCTCGTCGGCGCCGAAGTCCCGCCACGCGGCGGCCGTCTCCTCGGGGACTCCGGGGGCGGGGCTGATGTGCCAGTCGGCGTTGGAGTGGCCGTACAGGTGGGTGACCTCCACCGTCGCGTATTCGCAGTCGATCCTGATGCGGCTGACCTCGTCGGGGCTCAGGACGCTGTTCACGACAGTGCCGAGCGCGCCGTTCTCGAAGCGGACAAGAGCGGTCGAGACGTCTTCGGTGCGCACGTCGTGGACCAGCCGGCCCGCCATCGCCTTGACTTCGTCCCACGGGCCGAGCAGGTCGAGCAACAGGTCCATCTGATGGATACCGTGCCCCATGGTGGGCCCGCCCCCCTCGGTCTCCCACTGCCCGCGCCAGGGCGCGGCGAAGTACGCGGCGTCGCGGTACCAGGTGGTCTGACAGTGCGCCACCAGCGGGCGGCCCAGCGCCCCGTCCCGCAAGAGACGCCGCACATGGCGTGGACCGGAGCCCAGCCGGTGCTGGAACACGATGGCCGCGTAGGGACCGTCGTCGCCCTCCTCGGCGCGCATCGCGTCGAAGTCCTCCAGGGAAGGGCAGGGTGGCTTCTCGCACAGCACCCACGCGCCGGCCCGCAGGGCGGAGATCGTCTGCTCCCGGTGCACCGAGGGCGGAGTGCAGAGCACCACCAGGTCAGGTTTCTGCTCGGTGAGCATGAGGTCGAGCCCCGTGTAGGGGTGCGGGATGCCGCCCTCCGCACAGAAGGAGCGGACGGACTCCTCGGACACGTCCACGGCGGCGACGACGTCCACCCCGGCGAGGGACCGGAGGGCGGGCAGGTGAGCTCCCCTCGCGATCCCGCCGGTGCCCACGACGGCAGCGCGCAGCGTCCGGTCGGAGCCTGGCGAATCGGTTACGGGTTCTGGACGTCCTGAAGAGCGGGACAGAGCGAACACCCCCACGGTGCGGTGTGATAGCAAGCGCTTTCTCCGTGAACCTACGAGCCGTATGAGAACGTTGTCAACCTCGACGCCGCCCCATCCTGGGAACGTTGCCAGAAAGTGGGTGCCGGGGGTCGACCCGCCCGTCCGGCCGCCCACCTCTCAGCGCTGTACGGCGCGGTCCTGCCAGCGGTAGAGGTCGCGCAGCAGAGAAATCTCGGCGCCGTGATGGATCAGTTCCCTGTTGACGTGCAGGACGATGCCCTCCACGGGAAACCGCTCGGGACCCACCGTGGGCGGATTGTCCAGGTCGGCGTCCGAGAGTTCGCGGACCCCCGCGTTCCATCTCCCGTACATCTCGTCGAGCTGTTCGAGCGCCTCGTCAGCGGTCCCCGCGTAGGCAAATGTCCGGAAGTCGACGTCCTGGCCGCCGAAGTGCCATCCGACCCGATAACCCAGACAGGAGACGACGATGTGCGCCAGCCGCCAGGCAATCGTGGTCACCGGCGACGGGACCGGGTCAGGGGACGCGGTGTCCATCGTCCATTCCCCCGAACCTGCCGACATCGGCGCGGCCGACGTGCCACGTGGGCGGATGCTCCAGCAGCCACGCACCGGCTCCCAGAAGTACTCCTCATCGGCAAGACCCTGCAGCCGCGGCCGCAGGTTCTTGTGCCAGTGCCGGTCCAGCTGGTCCGCGATTCGCTCGCTCCTTGTCATCTCCGCACAGTACATACAACGTAGACCTGGCAGCCGCGCAGCACCTCGCGGTCCGGAGTCAGCCGAACGCCCAACTCCGCCTGCGGCAGGCCCCCAACGCCGTTCAGACGTGCGCCTCCGGGGCCGCTAGTCGGCGTACGCCTCGATGCTCACCACTTGGGCGGTCGCTGTGCCCGCCGCGGTGTATCGGACGTAGCGCGCGGAGACAGGTGAGGCGGTGACCGTGGTGTTGGACGCTGCGGCTGCCGCGACCGGCGTGCCGAACGGTGTCCAGGTCTTGCCGTCGCGTGATACATCGATCCGGTAGGCGGTCGTCGCTCCGTGGGACTGGACGACCGTCCGGCACAGGGTCTTGGCCTTGCCCAGGTCGACGGTGAGGGTGGAGCCTGGGCCGGTCGCCTTCCACCAGGTGCTGGGGCTGCCGTCGACGGCGGCGACCGCGGGGAAGCTGAGGTCGGCCGTGGACGTGCTGACGGCCGTGCAGCGTGCGACATCCCGGGTCGGCGTCAGGTCGGGGCGCCGGGTGGGGATCGTCATGCTCTGGTGTCCGTGCAGCGTGGTCAGCCGGCCGGCGGCCGACACCGTCAGGGACCGGCCGCCGCGCATCGTCACCCGCGTCGTGTCATGACGGACGGAGATGTCGAAGGTGCTGCCGTGCCACTGGAGGCCGGTGATGTCGACACCCGGGATGTGCGGCGGGAGCATCGGGTCGACGGTGACCGCGTCGGTTTGGAACCGGAGGCCGGTGAAGCCGTACTGGAAGGCCTGCAGCACCCCGCCGATCCCGGTGGTGAAGGTGAACGCCCCGCCGGCGCGCGTCTCGGCGAACTGGTCGAACGGCGCGGCGATGAAGGGATCGAGGCCGCGCTTGAGGAACGTCTCGGTGACGCAGCCGGGGGTCCCGAGCGCGGCGCTGTCGATCAGGTTGATCGAGTCCGTCATGGACGGGCCGTTGATGTCGGTGCGGGGCGTGTAGTAGTCGAGGTCGGCCTGCGCCTGCTCGTCGGTCATCGGATAGGCCAACGGGTACTGCAGCATGACGGTGTCGGCCTGGTTGATCGTGTCGCCGCGGTACCCGTCGAACTCCTGGTGCACCCCGGTGGCCGGGTCGACGGGCACGCTCAGCCCGCCGGCGACCTGCGCCCACCGGGGATCGGGCTGTTCGCCGACGAGTTTCGCGGCCGTGACGGCGGTGTTCAGGCTGCTGATCGCACCGGCGTTGGTGTACGCGCTGTTGTTGACGTTGTCGTGGTTCTCGTCCGGGGACTGCACCCCGTTGAGGTCGTAGCCGCCCTGACCGTCGGGCGTGGCCCTGCTCGCCCAGAACTGCGCGACCGACTTGATCACCGGCCAGCCCTTGGTGCGCAGCCACTTCAGGTCTCCGGTGGCTTCGTAGTACTGCCACTGTGCCAGCGCGACATCGGAGTCGATGTGGATCTCGCGCGGGTGGATGCCCACGTCGGCTCCGGTGTCCGCGCTCTCCCAGGGGTACTGCGCGCCTTGGAAACCGTGCGAAGCGGCGTTCGCGACGGCCGCGGGCAGGAGCGCTTCGCGGTAGTCGAGCAGGTTCTTGGCCAGGTCCGGATGGCCGGCCAGGAGCGCGGGGTTCATCCAGGTGTCCGCGTCCCAGAAGACATGTCCGTTGTAGTCGGCGGAGGTCAGTCCGCCGGGAGAGGAACCCCAGGTGACGCCGTCGCGGACCGCGGAGAGCAGGTAGAACGCGCTGGCGCGCAACTGCTGTGTCAGGGACGGGTCTCCGGGAACGGTGATGTCGGACTGCCACAGGCGTGCCCACGCACGCGTGTGGTCGTTCTCCACCTGCCGCCATCCTCGTTGGGCGGCGTGTGCCGCGTAGTTCCGAGCCGCGGCCTGCGGGTCGGCGGGTCCGTTCGTCACCAGGGGCGCCGAGCCCTGTGCGGTGTCGTTGGAGGACGCGACGCCGACGAACTTCGTCGCCTGGTAGGTCTTTCCGGCTCTGACGTGGAGATCGGCGCTCTGGGCGAGCGAGTCGGCGGGCACGTCGGTGTACGGCTTGGTCGCCACGCGGTCGCCGTCGACGCGCAGTACGGACGAGAGCCCGGCCCGCATGCCGATCTGCTGCGTGGTGAGGCTCTCGCTCATCGTCGCCGACCTCCCGTCGACGTGTCCGGCCGAGACCTGCGTCAGGTTGACGGACTTGGCCAGCCGGTGGTTGGCCGGGAGGGTGTCGGCCCGCCCGTCGAACATGTCGATCACCGACAGGGGTCCGCTCCAGTTCACCGGGGTGATGTCGACCTGGGTGACGCCGAGATGGGCGTCGGCTTGGTCGACCAGTACCCGATAGGTCAGCCGGGTCGCCCGCCCCGCCGGCGAAGTCCACTTCAGCGAGGTGGTGATGATGCCGGCCCGGAGATCAAGGGACTGCCGGTAGTCCGAGGTCGTCCCCGTCGGCGCCGTAGCGGCCGGTGGTGTGTCCTGCGGGGACAGTGAGATCTCGTCCACGTTGGCCAGGCAGCTGTCGCCGGCGGCGCAGGTGACGGCCGCGGTGTTCGCACCGGAAGTGACGGGGACGTCGAGCGTGGCCGTCGCCCAGGTGTCCCAGGAACTGGTACCGGGCAACTGGAGCTGGACCGGGCCCGCTCCGTTCACCTGTGCGGTCAGCGTCTGGGCCTTACCGGAGCCCGCGGCGTAGCGGACCGTGAGGCGCGCGGTGCCCGCCGGGACGTCGGCCACGGTGACGGTGGAGGCGGCACCGACGGCCGGCTTCCCGAGGGGGCCGTAGCCGGCGACGAACCCCGTCCCCCCGAAGTTCTTGTGGCTCGTGTCGACGAACGCCCCACCGGACAGCTTTCCGGACTCCGCCTCGCAGACGACGCCGAAACTGCAGCTGCCCGATGCGACGTTGCCGTAGATCGCGCTGCCTTCGGAGATCCCCAGCGTGGACCAGGCCGGAATGTTCACGCGCTGCGGGGAGATCCCCGGCCCCTGCCCGTAGAAGCCCGCGAGCTGCGATTCGGTCAGCAACGGCGTGGCCGAGAAGCCGGCGCCCTCCGCGGGCACCCGGGTCGACAAGTACCCGTTGCCCAGGGGCGCCGAGGCGTAGTCGGTGGACGGATCGGTCGTGCTGAGCACCCAGCTCGCATCCGTCTTTCCCGTAGCCGCTGCTGCTGACGGCGGATCGAGAACGCCGGCTGTCACGGTCGACAGCAGCAGGCTCGCCAAGGCGACGGCGACGGAGGTGCGGCGGATTCTCGTTCTCCGAGGTATCACGGACTCGCCTTCGCATCAGGGCACTTGGCAGGATGCACTGTAAGGAGCGCGTTTCCGCCGTGTCAACGCTTGAAGACGCGCCGATGACGTGCAGGTTCGGGCGGGGCGGACGTGGTCGGCGCGCCGGGAACGGGGGTCCCAGGATTCCTCGTCGAGGAGGAGTCCATGGCCCAGTAGTCCGGCTGCTCGGACGGCGCTGGACAAGGACCGGCAACGTCGGGGGCCTGAAAAGCAGGAGAGCGGCCGACCGGCCGATGTCGTATCAGCCCTGGACCCGGCGAGGGACGAGCGGCAGTTGTACGTACCCGACGTGTGCCGGGCCGGTGTGGACGCTGTTGGTCGCGCCGGTGTGGTAGCTCGGGTCGTACGCGTGGTGCGTGCCGTGGCCCTGGCCGTCGTAGGGCTGGATGTCGATGCGGACGCGGTGGCCCTTACGCACGACAGCGGTGTGCGGGATGAGTTCGATCTCCACCGGGACGACCTCCCCGTCGTTCAGCGGGGCGTGATCGGCTTTGAGGTGGGTGTGCTTCGGCGCGTATCCGGTGCTGCGTGCGGGGTCGAGCTTGCGGTGCGACGCCTTCAACCAGCCCTTCGCCACCGGGTAATGCGCGGCCTTGAGCCCCATCGTCGTGGGGCCGGAGTAGTCGACTTCCCTGTTCTTCTCGTCGACGACGCGGAGGGAGACGTAGATGTCCATGTCCTGGCTGTCGGCGGAGACCCAGAGTTCGACTTTGCCGTATCCCGCGAGGACATGGTCCTCGGTCACCGGGTCGCTGATGAAGGAGACGCCGGTGGTCCGCGGGTCGGTGGCCGCCGACCCGGTGTCGCCGCGCAGGCTTTCGGGGCCGAGCGCCGCGTCGGCGAGCTGGACTTCGGCGGAGTAGCTCACGCGGGCCTCCTCGCCGGGCCGCGTCGGCGAGAGGCGCAGGAAGTCGTCGCGCACACCGTCGCCGCTCCAGGCGGACGGGGCGGCGTCGAAGAACCACTTGGTGTACCGCGTCCGCGCGATCGGCCATTCGTCCTCCTCCTGGATGTAGGAGGCGCCGTTGCCGGTGCGTATCTCAAGCCGTACCGGCGGCCTGTCCATGATGCCGTTGTCGATGCCCTTCAGCCAGTGGTCGAAGAAGGCCATGTGGTCGGCGACGGAGTCCTCCGCATAGGACTTGACCAGCCAGTCCTCCCAGAAGTCGAGCTTCTTGTGCGGCGTCGGGGTGTGCACGTAGGTCTCGCTGCTGCCGAGTTGGTGGAGGTGGCTCACATGGGTGGTCGCGGCGACGGCCCAGAGGGGCACCGTGACGTCGCTCATGTCCGGGCTCATGAAGACCTCGGCGCGCGGCCCGAAGATGGCGTCCGGGTCGGAGTCCTTGAACGGGTTGTCCCGCATGGCCTTGAGGAAGTCGACGGCGTCCAGTTCGCCGCACACGGCCGGCACCAGGCCGTTGCGGT is from Streptomyces sp. NBC_00370 and encodes:
- a CDS encoding ABC transporter permease translates to MTTHTAPAPAAAPAPAAAPTARGRRHTARFRELGKRLGFYLIAAWSAITLNFLLPRLMTGDATGAIVQQMQQKNGGTVPPETVAAISELFGEKDSSLPVQYGHYLSELAHGNLGLSLTNFPTPVSQLIGSALPWTLLLVGASTVLAFLLGTLLGALCGWRSGSRMDSILSPLSTFFSSVPYFWVALFALWYFAFQLRWFPLSGGADPNTAHGSPAYWLSTLHYGLLPALTMVFSGFGGWLLGMRNMTLTTTSEDYVLLGRAKGLSRSRVLFRYSARNALLPTFTSFALAIGSVIGGAVVTETVFGYPGMGSLLAGAVSNRDLPLMQGILLFTTLAVLIANFVADSVYVLLDPRTRGQG
- a CDS encoding ABC transporter permease, with the protein product MLRNRKVQVGLVIFALCVLAALFGPWINDAVLGRSPTALNYLAVSKPPSGAHPLGTTASGQDVLAEVIAGARGSLLVGLVSAVIGTALAIVFGVTAGFFGGWTDTVLNFVTNLFIVMPVFALTLVVAGYVENISALSIAVIIGVFGWAGGARTLRAQTMSLRNRDFTQAARMLGESRLRLVFVEVFPLLSGWVFAMFLHAIIGGVLAEAGLAFLGVSDPGNPSWGTMIQSAQEQNAILNGQWWWFLPPGFCIAALGTSTGLINFGIDEIANPRLAAGRHTSRRAASRVPAPTAVSS
- a CDS encoding ABC transporter ATP-binding protein, with translation MTATTDHPPSPAPGPSAAEPLLDVRGLCVDYLGPGGPETDVRACTDIDFTLGRGEIFGIAGESGSGKSTLITALARLQRPPATTTAGRMLLHGADGAAVDLLSLSERELRRLRWDDIAVVLQSAMDALNPVMRLHAQFADVLREHRKGIKRDELDARITELLSMVGITPDRARAYPHELSGGMRQRASIALALACEPSLVIMDEPTTAVDVVMQRQIMGQILRLRDRIGFAVVLVTHDLSLLLEVADRIAIMYAGRIVETGAATSLYLSPEHPYTQGLRDSFPPLHAPLQVLHGIPGTPPDLKQLPDGCAFAPRCAHTFDRCRTERPLPVLRGSRVTACHLPEAEGTTQPGHEPPSPDQAAEETTR
- a CDS encoding ABC transporter ATP-binding protein; this translates as MSTERTATEEAPVLRAIDVTKHFEMPGGARVHAVEHVDVTLRPGRIVALVGESGSGKTTVARLLARMYATTSGTIELNGEPVATRRAPGRDYHRQVQLIFQDPFGSLHPGHTIGYTLQRPLLIHRHARTKAQARSLAAELLEQVGLTPAQDYLSKLPHSLSGGQRQRVVIARALAVRPSVLLGDEPISMLDVSIRLDMLNLLGKLRDERGLALLYITHDIASARYLCDDVQVMYAGQMVEGGPKDAVINTPRHPYTRMLVEASPDPARRITVNRATAFDEGETAGEPPNLTDPPAGCRFHPRCPFAMDECRTSFPPRTDLGGGHWAHCWLHDKGRGAELAAPLKGLETGRPQVAAG
- a CDS encoding cupin domain-containing protein; this translates as MVSFDGLPGAVGVSHLSVYDWEAADGHCGGSPHLHLVCTEGYVVESGRGAVQTITSRGFTSTPLAAGSVVWFTPGTIHRLVDEDELRITVLMQNNGLPEAGDAVLTLPPAHLDPRTYAAAVALPAEETEAAARRRRDLAVEGFAVLRAAAEAGEPGPLRAFHKAAAALVLPRLADWRERWERGALRAVRATGAQLDHLAAGDVSHLAEAAVHARTPAVRGKYGMCGRLDTYDLPGA
- a CDS encoding PmoA family protein is translated as MKLTHLHGERIDVAHDGTRLLSYVYAPEAAFEAPKPYLHPLATLSGGVVTDYRPNDHRWHKGIQVTASHLSGQNLWGGNSYVHGEGYLELPDRVGSMTHEGFDDVRAQDGLAVIAERLTWRAHDGSAWADERRRVEAAVPRPGSGAWHLTISTAVTNLRDEPLRFGSPTTEGRELAGYTGLFWRGPRAFRDGRVLTADAEGAEVMGTQSPWLAFRGEFDGVDGHATVVFAHAPENDHTGEHGAHPAHWFVRNDPFAAVAPSWAFYEELVLVPGDTLVRRYRVVVADGQWERGDIASYLAKQTW
- a CDS encoding Gfo/Idh/MocA family protein; this encodes MSRSSGRPEPVTDSPGSDRTLRAAVVGTGGIARGAHLPALRSLAGVDVVAAVDVSEESVRSFCAEGGIPHPYTGLDLMLTEQKPDLVVLCTPPSVHREQTISALRAGAWVLCEKPPCPSLEDFDAMRAEEGDDGPYAAIVFQHRLGSGPRHVRRLLRDGALGRPLVAHCQTTWYRDAAYFAAPWRGQWETEGGGPTMGHGIHQMDLLLDLLGPWDEVKAMAGRLVHDVRTEDVSTALVRFENGALGTVVNSVLSPDEVSRIRIDCEYATVEVTHLYGHSNADWHISPAPGVPEETAAAWRDFGADEPSSHLAQVRSFVDDLRAGRRPGTSGAGGRTTLELVSALYKSAFTDATVHAGEIGPGDDFYPVLHGGTPGWAPMNDLEGTA
- a CDS encoding DinB family protein; this translates as MTRSERIADQLDRHWHKNLRPRLQGLADEEYFWEPVRGCWSIRPRGTSAAPMSAGSGEWTMDTASPDPVPSPVTTIAWRLAHIVVSCLGYRVGWHFGGQDVDFRTFAYAGTADEALEQLDEMYGRWNAGVRELSDADLDNPPTVGPERFPVEGIVLHVNRELIHHGAEISLLRDLYRWQDRAVQR